AATGTCCCTCTCGTTCGCGGGGCGGATTGTGAGGTTCATGATTTGCCGAGCTGCTTCTTCAATTCCAGGATTGCTTTCACCAAGTCATTTGAGCCATGTCGCAGAACATCGCAAACGGGCAAGCCCATCTCGCGTCGAACTTTCTCGCACTCCTGCGCCACTTCCGTGTCCGAATATTTTCGGCCATTCACGGCTACACCGATGACGCGGCACGGATGCATGAGGTTGGCCATGGTTTCGTAAAGTTGTTTGAGAGTCGAGAGAGGTGGAATCTTGCACGTGTCCATCCCGGCCACGAATTCGCGCCCCATCTCGTAACACAGAATCAAACCGTCCGGCACGCACCCGTGCAGCAATCCCAGGGTGACGGCCGAATACCGAGGATGAGCCAGGCTTCCTTGGCCTTCGATCAGCAGAATGCTGTGCTGCTGGTTCGCGAGAACGAGTTTCTCGGCCGCGCCATTCACGAAATCTGACACCACGGCGTCGATCGGGCAGCCATCCCCTTCGATTAAGATTCCAGTTTGGCCCGTGGCGACGAACTTCGCGTCGTGGCCCGCTTTCTGGAGCGCCAGGCTGAGTTCGAGGCTCACCACCATTTTGCCGACGTTGCAATCGTGGCCCACGGTGTGAATGCGCAGGCACTGCTCGCGGAGGCCCTGGCGGTGCGCCACGTCGCGCTCTTCATTCTTGCGGACATCCACCAATCTGGCGCCGTGTTGGCGAGCGGCTTGGGCGATCTCCGCGTCCGACGAAAGGAACTCGTGCAGACCCGAGACAATGGTCAACTTCCGGCGAATCGCCTCCAGGATCGTTGCCTTCATTTCCCGGGGCAATTTGCCTCCGGTCGGAGCGATGCCAACCACGACGGTGTTGGCTTCGGGCGCCTGGTCCAGCGAAGCCACGACCGGAATCATTCCGCCCAGTCCGAACAATTCCCGGCTGGCTTTGCCGCGGTTGTTCTCGTCCAGGATCGCGACGACTTCCTGGGGCTTGTAGCGGAGCAGATTGACGGCGGTTTTGGCCGGACCGGGGTTCGTAATCCCGCCCGTCAGGATGATCATTCTTCGCGTCATGAAACGGAGGGCAGGCTTCCAGCCTGTCTGGAGCTTGCTTTGAGCAAGAGCCTTTTAGCCAACTATCCAATTCTGAACAGGCTAAAACTCATGGAGGCACGGATGCGATTAAGAGTGTCCGTCAGCGACTCGGATTGACTTCCCTCTCTGCCCGCGAGGAACGAGGAGGGAGAGAGTTGGAGCGAGGGGTTTATTGGAAACATGAGAGCCGAGCAATGGACCTCCTCTCCCCAGCCCTCTCCTCCCTTCGGGAAGAGAGGGAGAAGACTTCGTTGACCGACAGTTTTTATCGCACCCGCAGGGAACCCTCCGGCTTGCCACGCTGCGACCCCCTGACTACTCTTCCGCCGCGCCTGATGCCCGCGACCCACAACTCGAATTCAGAATCCCGCGCGCCCCATGGCGGTTCCGGCCTGGTTCCTTCGCTCAGCTTGTTCACGACCGTCATGATCGTGGTTGGGGGAGTCATCGGTTCGGGGATTTTCCGCAAGCCCGGCGTGATGGCCGGCCAGGTTGGCTCCACCGAAATTCTCCTGGGCGTCTGGATTCTCGCCGGCGTGCTCACGCTCATTGGCGCCCTGTGCATCGCGGAGATTTCGGCGACTCTTCCGGAGACGGGCGGACAATACGCCCAGTTCGATAATCTTTACGGGCCGTTTGTCGCCTATCTCTACGGCTGGGCGGTATTTGCCGTGATGCAAACGGGATCGATCGCGGCCCTGGCTTATGTGTTTTCGGAATACGCGACGCAATTTGTCCGCCTGCCGGAAATCACCGGCCCGGCCGCGGCTTTCGCGATTCACTTGCCGTTCATCGGCGACATCAGTCCGCTAAAGGAAATCGGCGTGAAAGGACTCGCGACGTGCGTGATCCTCCTCCTCACAGCCATCAATTACCTCGGGACACGATTTGGCGGCTGGGTGCAAAATATTTTCACCATCGCGAAGATCAGCGGCATGGCAGTGCTTTTCCTCGCGGCGTTTCTCCTGCCCTCCGGCGGCACCCTGGCGAACTTGCGGTCCGACAACCCGGCGGTTCAGTTGCAAGGCCTGGCGCTCTGGGCCGCCATCGCCGCCGCGCTCCAAGGCGCCTTTTGGGCTTACGACGGATGGAACAAAGTGACCTACATCGCCGGGGAAGTGCGAGACCCGGTCCGCAACGTTCCCCGAAGCCTGGTCCTTGGCATGACGGCCGTGACCCTAATCTATGTGTCGATGAACATTGCTTACGCCTACGTGCTGCCCAACGAGGTCATGTCCCAATCCAAACTCGTCGCCGCTGATGTCGCCGAGAAATGCGTGTCGGGCGGCGGCAAATGGATTGCGCTGGTAGTCATGATCTCCACGTTTGGCGCCGCCAACGCGACCATCCTGGCGAGCGCGCGCGTCTATTTTTCCATGGCGCACCGGAATGTTTTTCCGAAGGTCCTGGGCGTCGTTCATCCGCGGTTTCACACGCCCGCCGCCGCGCTGATCGTGCAAGCGCTCTGGAGCATTATGCTCCTGTTCAGCGGGACGTTCGATACGCTCACCGACACGTTGATTTTCGTGAGCTGGTTTTTCAACGCCGCGACGGCGTATGGCGTGATTGTGCTGCGCCGCCGGGAGCCGAACGCGCACCGGCCTTACAAGGCGCCAGGCTACCCGTATTTGCCCATCCTCTTCGTTCTCTTCGCCATCATTTACCTGATCCTCACGATTTACTACGACATCACCAGCTATCAGGCTGCCGTGGCTGCCGGCAGACCCGCAATCATCAACTCCGCGCTGGGCGCGTTCCTGGTCGGGGTCGGCATTCCCATCTATTTCTTCTATCGCAAGCGTGCCAAATCGCGAACGGACGCAGTTTGATCGTCTGATCTTTTGATCGCTGCGGTCGGGTGCGATTAAAGGTCTCGGTCAGTCGCGATTCGCTTGGCTTCCCTCTCTCCCCGCGAGGAACGAGTGGGGAGAGAGCTGGAGAGAGGGGTTCTTTGGAAAAGCGAAACCGGACGCACCTCCTCTCCCCAGGCCCTCTCCTCCTTTCGGGAAGAGAGGGAGAAGACTTCGTCGACCGTTTCTCAGCGCTGGCTCTTCGTGAATCAGTTCGTTGGCTTGTCCATCGGATGGACCCGGTTTCCGGCGGGATCAATAATCGTCGGCGTCACGAAGAGGATGAGGTTCTTGTTGGTTCGGGACTGCAACTCGCTCCGAAACAAGCGGCCCAGCAACGGGATGTCTCCGAGGACCGGCACTTCGCGTTGAGGATGGCGGGTCTCGCGCGCGACAAAGCCGCTCATCACGACGGTTTGGCCGTCCCAAAACGAAGCCGTGCCGGTCGCCTTGCGGACGCGGAAGCGCGGCAACGGAGCAACCGCGGTAGCAGGCTGCCTATCGGAAGCCGCGTTGGGTGGTCCCGGATCATCATACCCGAGGAACTCGACCATGCGGGCGTCGATCTCGATCTGGATCGATCGTCCGTCCGCCAGCACATGCGGTGTGATTTCGACGGAAGGCCCGACGGACACGGCCTCGGTGCGATAAACGCCGGCCTTTGGATCGTCCGGCTTTCCGGTGCTTTTAGCCAGTTCGTTCACGACCGTCTTGGGTTGGGTGACTTCGATCTTCGCCTTCCGTCCGCTGAGCGTGGTGACTTTGGGCGCCG
This genomic window from Verrucomicrobiota bacterium contains:
- a CDS encoding DUF1611 domain-containing protein, with the translated sequence MTRRMIILTGGITNPGPAKTAVNLLRYKPQEVVAILDENNRGKASRELFGLGGMIPVVASLDQAPEANTVVVGIAPTGGKLPREMKATILEAIRRKLTIVSGLHEFLSSDAEIAQAARQHGARLVDVRKNEERDVAHRQGLREQCLRIHTVGHDCNVGKMVVSLELSLALQKAGHDAKFVATGQTGILIEGDGCPIDAVVSDFVNGAAEKLVLANQQHSILLIEGQGSLAHPRYSAVTLGLLHGCVPDGLILCYEMGREFVAGMDTCKIPPLSTLKQLYETMANLMHPCRVIGVAVNGRKYSDTEVAQECEKVRREMGLPVCDVLRHGSNDLVKAILELKKQLGKS
- a CDS encoding amino acid permease, which gives rise to MDLLSPALSSLREEREKTSLTDSFYRTRREPSGLPRCDPLTTLPPRLMPATHNSNSESRAPHGGSGLVPSLSLFTTVMIVVGGVIGSGIFRKPGVMAGQVGSTEILLGVWILAGVLTLIGALCIAEISATLPETGGQYAQFDNLYGPFVAYLYGWAVFAVMQTGSIAALAYVFSEYATQFVRLPEITGPAAAFAIHLPFIGDISPLKEIGVKGLATCVILLLTAINYLGTRFGGWVQNIFTIAKISGMAVLFLAAFLLPSGGTLANLRSDNPAVQLQGLALWAAIAAALQGAFWAYDGWNKVTYIAGEVRDPVRNVPRSLVLGMTAVTLIYVSMNIAYAYVLPNEVMSQSKLVAADVAEKCVSGGGKWIALVVMISTFGAANATILASARVYFSMAHRNVFPKVLGVVHPRFHTPAAALIVQALWSIMLLFSGTFDTLTDTLIFVSWFFNAATAYGVIVLRRREPNAHRPYKAPGYPYLPILFVLFAIIYLILTIYYDITSYQAAVAAGRPAIINSALGAFLVGVGIPIYFFYRKRAKSRTDAV